A portion of the Acidimicrobiia bacterium genome contains these proteins:
- a CDS encoding agmatine deiminase family protein, protein MTAMWSMPAEWAEHERTLIAWPARASLWGDHLSDAKDCSAHVILAVGQFEPVSVVADVGDEPEVHAACGSGHRFPIEVVEEPIDDSWLRDSGPIIVRDDNGRRTGVDFRFNGWGERYKPYEKDDAIAARLCERLGIPVSRSGMILEGGAITVDGVGALVTTEQCLLHPTRNPGLTREEIEDELRRMLGVERVVWLERGLVEDRDTDGHVDNLCAFIEPGVALVQGTNDAANPNAAILADNRARLEAAGIDTIPIDVLPYDSVGDREVVVPPLNLYFVNGGVLVPVADGDPASADAAVAQLAAAIPDREIVPVAASVLAYGGGGVHCITQQVPV, encoded by the coding sequence ATGACCGCGATGTGGTCGATGCCGGCCGAGTGGGCCGAGCACGAGCGCACGCTGATTGCGTGGCCGGCCCGCGCCTCCCTGTGGGGTGATCACCTCTCCGACGCGAAGGACTGCTCTGCCCACGTGATCTTGGCCGTGGGGCAATTCGAGCCGGTGTCGGTCGTCGCCGATGTCGGAGATGAGCCTGAGGTGCACGCAGCGTGCGGGAGCGGGCACCGCTTCCCGATAGAAGTGGTGGAGGAGCCGATCGACGACTCGTGGCTGCGCGATAGCGGACCGATCATCGTGCGTGACGACAACGGCCGGAGGACCGGAGTCGACTTCCGCTTCAACGGCTGGGGCGAGAGGTACAAACCGTACGAGAAAGACGACGCGATCGCGGCGCGGCTGTGCGAACGCCTCGGCATCCCGGTCAGCCGATCCGGCATGATCCTCGAAGGAGGGGCGATCACGGTCGATGGCGTGGGCGCGCTCGTCACCACCGAGCAGTGCCTCCTGCATCCGACGCGGAACCCGGGTCTCACCCGCGAGGAGATCGAGGACGAGCTCCGGCGGATGCTCGGAGTCGAGCGCGTCGTCTGGCTCGAGCGCGGGCTGGTCGAGGACCGTGACACCGACGGCCACGTGGACAACCTGTGCGCGTTCATCGAGCCCGGAGTCGCGCTCGTACAAGGCACCAACGACGCCGCCAATCCGAATGCAGCAATCCTCGCCGATAACCGGGCTCGGCTCGAGGCCGCCGGTATCGACACGATCCCGATCGACGTGCTGCCTTACGACTCAGTTGGAGACCGCGAGGTCGTCGTGCCGCCGTTGAACCTGTACTTCGTGAACGGTGGTGTGCTCGTGCCCGTCGCCGATGGCGATCCCGCAAGCGCGGACGCCGCTGTAGCGCAGCTCGCGGCTGCGATCCCCGACCGCGAGATCGTCCCGGTCGCGGCGTCAGTGCTCGCCTACGGCGGCGGCGGCGTCCACTGCATCACGCAGCAGGTCCCGGTCTGA
- a CDS encoding nitrilase-related carbon-nitrogen hydrolase has product MRVIRAEDPLKSPARVEPTTRPPFRVAAVQHRWHRDPTEHRGAIADGVRLAATDGAQLICLMELTLSPYFAVDPTGPGAAVLGVRVEPESLLGGPTHEFAAGLAAETGVPVHASLYERADDGGLGYNTAICVAPTGELLARTRKMHLPVTEGYFEDRWFRPGDGDYRPARVGPAQVGFPTCWDQWFPEVARAYSLAGAEVIVYPTAIGSEPDHPHFDTQPLWERVITANGIANGTFMVVINRIGDEGRVQFYGSSFISDPYGRVLVRALRDEPCVLIADLDLDQRHDWLDLFPLLRTRRPDSYGALTSTSEERRGRRASG; this is encoded by the coding sequence ATGCGCGTCATCCGCGCGGAGGATCCGCTCAAGTCACCCGCCCGTGTCGAGCCGACGACGCGACCGCCGTTCCGGGTCGCGGCGGTGCAGCACCGATGGCACCGTGATCCCACGGAGCACCGTGGTGCGATCGCCGACGGCGTCCGCCTCGCCGCCACTGACGGCGCTCAGCTCATCTGCCTGATGGAGCTCACGCTGTCGCCGTACTTCGCGGTCGACCCGACCGGACCAGGAGCCGCGGTGCTCGGCGTGCGCGTCGAACCGGAGTCGTTACTCGGCGGTCCGACCCATGAGTTCGCGGCCGGGCTCGCGGCCGAGACCGGAGTACCGGTGCACGCGTCGCTCTATGAACGGGCCGACGACGGCGGGCTCGGCTACAACACCGCCATCTGCGTCGCGCCCACGGGCGAGCTGCTCGCGCGCACGCGCAAGATGCACCTGCCGGTCACCGAGGGCTACTTCGAAGATCGTTGGTTCCGTCCCGGCGACGGTGATTATCGGCCCGCACGCGTCGGACCTGCACAGGTCGGCTTCCCCACGTGTTGGGATCAGTGGTTTCCCGAAGTGGCTCGCGCGTACTCACTCGCCGGCGCCGAGGTCATCGTCTATCCCACCGCGATCGGCTCCGAGCCCGACCACCCCCACTTCGACACCCAGCCGCTGTGGGAGCGGGTGATCACCGCCAACGGGATAGCCAACGGCACGTTCATGGTCGTGATCAACCGGATCGGTGACGAGGGCCGCGTGCAGTTCTACGGCTCGTCGTTCATCAGCGATCCATACGGTCGAGTACTCGTGCGCGCGCTTCGCGACGAGCCGTGCGTGCTCATCGCCGACCTCGACCTCGATCAGCGCCACGACTGGCTCGACCTGTTCCCGCTGCTCCGGACCCGCCGCCCCGACAGCTACGGGGCGCTGACCTCTACTTCCGAAGAGCGCCGGGGTCGTCGAGCCAGCGGTTGA
- a CDS encoding iron-containing redox enzyme family protein: MSEHREFKDVSGSDDAEGAPGQPVDEYMASLEALQAEVATEKNLVWERVADGTLAEDLLKRLAKEYYFLGKWYTTEFGTLMSLAPDVDALQLGQSQHFLHWLQNLADETGYTGDANHVDMKINWACQLGITDDELLSYRAMPESIGSVFTTLYYMRRTYEEGLAAFGWAGERFAASTNYAKMMYEGMRAHYGIEVENFKVHAYAEEDHGRMADNLLRQVVHTAGQQRRVRRAIEHVLVCRNARTAALNRWLDDPGALRK; the protein is encoded by the coding sequence GTGTCAGAGCACCGCGAGTTCAAGGACGTCAGCGGCAGCGACGACGCCGAGGGCGCTCCCGGACAGCCGGTCGACGAGTACATGGCCAGCCTCGAGGCGCTCCAGGCCGAGGTCGCGACCGAGAAGAACCTTGTGTGGGAGCGCGTCGCCGACGGCACGCTGGCCGAGGACCTGCTCAAGCGCCTGGCGAAGGAGTACTACTTCCTCGGCAAGTGGTACACGACCGAGTTCGGCACGCTCATGAGCCTCGCTCCCGACGTCGACGCCCTCCAGCTGGGGCAGAGCCAGCACTTCCTGCACTGGCTCCAGAACCTCGCGGACGAGACGGGCTACACGGGCGACGCGAACCACGTCGACATGAAGATCAACTGGGCGTGCCAGCTGGGGATCACCGACGACGAGCTGCTCTCGTACCGCGCGATGCCCGAGAGCATCGGGTCGGTGTTCACCACGCTCTACTACATGCGCCGCACCTACGAAGAGGGGCTCGCGGCGTTCGGGTGGGCGGGTGAGCGCTTCGCTGCGTCCACGAACTACGCCAAGATGATGTACGAGGGGATGCGCGCCCACTACGGCATTGAGGTGGAGAACTTCAAGGTGCACGCGTACGCCGAGGAGGACCACGGCCGCATGGCCGACAACCTCCTGCGCCAGGTGGTGCACACCGCGGGTCAGCAGCGGCGCGTACGGCGCGCCATCGAGCATGTGCTCGTGTGCCGGAACGCCCGCACCGCCGCGCTCAACCGCTGGCTCGACGACCCCGGCGCTCTTCGGAAGTAG